GAAGGATTCTTCGTTATTGGGTCTTCACTATCCAACTCATATGGGAATCAAACTAACATTTCTTCATGTCACACTGGAACAATTCTTTGGTTAGCTTCATAACAGATTGCAAACGGTCTTCCTAGTCCGCCCAAGGGGATTTACTAGTGCCGTGCAGTGAAGCAAGCCCTGCAACGATCTTGGGTCTCAAATAGTGTGAGGGACGATGTGGTGTTCGTCTGTCTGAGATGTAAAAACACGAAACTGTCAGGGCGCAATGTGATAAAAGTAGCTGCGAGGGTATGCTGGTAAATGTCTTGGTTCTCTTGTTCGCCGTCGCTATCCTGGACTCTGGTTTCTCAGAGGACGGAAAGGAACATCCGGGATGCGTACGTTTATCTCAGCCCGGTCCATTTCCATGTGTTCTCCCCCTCCGTTTCGTCTCCCTCCCAGCAGAACCAGAACCATGGCCGTGGAAGAAGTGCTAGCACCCTGCACAGCTCgtggcgccgctgccgccgccgcccatgcGCTTGCGCCTTGGATCATCAGTCCCTTCGCTCGAAAGCTTGGCGTCGACTTGGCACAGTACGATACCTTTCACCTGTTTCTCGTTTTGAGACTATGCTATCGTATCATGTAGACGTGTTGCTTTTCTGCCGATGGTCCATCTAATCTCAGCATCATGCCCGTTGAGAAGAAACtactgtatattttgcatttttTGCCTCGTTGCTATTCATCCGACGGAGAAGAATCTTGACTTGCGGAAATTCCGATGGCTGCAGCCAGTTTTGCCCCGCACCCGCGTCCCTTTGTGATGAAGATGACctgcacaattgggaactaattGATTTCTGGAAGGGCTCGGAGATTTTGACTAAACCTTCATCAAATGGAGGCCTGAATCAGGAAGAATGGCCCTCGGAGGACATGCCACCATCATGGAACGGAGGCTTCGACATCCACATTGGTTCCCATGGCATAGGCGCGCCGGAATACCTCAGGTTCTTGTCTCCCATCCGTGACTATGTGTCATACCAGCGTTCCTATGATGGGAGCCTGGAGATCATTTTTCTCTTCACTAAATACTGATGGAATTCCCGTTCGTCTCTACGTTCCATACCAGCGTGCAGTACCCGCTGTACTTCCAGATGGTGCTGTCTGCTGCCTGCGATATATTCGGAGAAGATGTTCAGGATGGGAGCGTGTTCAGTTACCCCAACGCAGCCCTGGAAATAGGAGCCCGTGGCAGTGTCCCTTCAGATGTTGTCACGGTTCCACATCAGGTCTACTGTGAAGGGACTAACAGGACTATCTCCAAGGTAAGCAAGAAGGACAGTGGTGCTCCAGGTTCAGAGCCAGATAAAACTGactggcagcagcagcagcagcagcagcaggaggtcaCTCACGCTACACTCAATCATGTGAACGGGCTGCGTTTGATAGGAGTTGATTCTCGTTTATCAGGCGCCTTCGGCACTGCTGGTGACAAGGGCCGGTTCCCAGTTTGTCAGGGCAAAATGGAAACTAGTGCTAGGAGCTTGTGGGAAATTTTAGCTAATTCAGGAAGTGTGATCTGTGAGACTGAATGCAAGATCATCAGTGGCTTGGCTGCAGAAGAATATCTTGATGAGCAACACTTTCTGAACGACAACGCAGAGCTGGGGAAGCAGGTCCGCAACGGCGTTTGGGCGATTAGCTCGCCTGAGCAGAAGGGCGCAGCTCAGATT
Above is a genomic segment from Panicum hallii strain FIL2 chromosome 8, PHallii_v3.1, whole genome shotgun sequence containing:
- the LOC112902985 gene encoding uncharacterized protein LOC112902985, which codes for MRTFISARSISMCSPPPFRLPPSRTRTMAVEEVLAPCTARGAAAAAAHALAPWIISPFARKLGVDLAHQFCPAPASLCDEDDLHNWELIDFWKGSEILTKPSSNGGLNQEEWPSEDMPPSWNGGFDIHIGSHGIGAPEYLSVQYPLYFQMVLSAACDIFGEDVQDGSVFSYPNAALEIGARGSVPSDVVTVPHQVYCEGTNRTISKVSKKDSGAPGSEPDKTDWQQQQQQQQEVTHATLNHVNGLRLIGVDSRLSGAFGTAGDKGRFPVCQGKMETSARSLWEILANSGSVICETECKIISGLAAEEYLDEQHFLNDNAELGKQVRNGVWAISSPEQKGAAQIGEPEDHSGYGSPVAREHGISIAPKETDPGTAWLIASAAPHHATGNRALLSGFAPDQGDLFVKAGDAGAAPMRVVGRGNVVTDAVVLPNVWYVPGLTANVVSVSQLAELDYSVAFGHGRCYVRSSEDGVVVGTARAGEDGLFALDFIKVPLGI